A genomic window from Luteolibacter sp. LG18 includes:
- the ftsA gene encoding cell division protein FtsA, translating into MPRTKIHVGLEIGTSKTCMVVGEVKSDGAVKILGVGMTKSAGVRKGEIYDFPQARACVKDALVKAEDASDVEIGSVFLSVTGSHILGENNLGTFRLPEGEQQVAPEHVEEAKDIAREVHIPPDHVYLHSIVRQFRLDGLEQATSPVGLFGRTVEADFHVIHGIGSRIQNSIKCVREMPLDVDDVVFAPIAVAQVALSREDRERGALVIDIGGGTTDYALYLGGSIAASGSIPVGGDHITNDIHLVTGLPFTKAEGLKIKEGDASADPARSVGSVKVIDEKGFAEAEVRRQVLNEVIRQRLEETLRLVKRRLPEGSVEKIGTGIFLSGGTSLMRGFGELAFDVFGRDIYRPEPPEVSGIQSNFKDPQYTTALGLIRYAQVLDAERVATPGFFGRIGRALWPFGR; encoded by the coding sequence ATGCCTCGCACGAAAATCCACGTCGGACTCGAAATCGGAACCAGCAAGACCTGTATGGTCGTCGGCGAGGTGAAGTCCGACGGCGCGGTGAAAATCCTCGGGGTGGGCATGACGAAGTCCGCCGGCGTGCGGAAGGGCGAGATCTACGATTTCCCCCAGGCCCGCGCCTGCGTGAAGGACGCGCTGGTGAAGGCGGAGGACGCCAGCGATGTCGAGATCGGCAGCGTGTTCCTGTCCGTGACCGGCTCCCACATCCTCGGCGAGAACAACCTCGGCACCTTCCGCCTGCCGGAGGGTGAGCAGCAGGTCGCGCCGGAGCACGTCGAGGAGGCCAAGGACATCGCCCGCGAGGTCCACATCCCGCCCGACCACGTCTATCTCCACAGCATTGTCCGCCAGTTCCGCCTCGATGGGCTGGAGCAGGCGACCAGCCCGGTGGGCCTCTTCGGTCGCACCGTGGAAGCGGATTTCCATGTCATCCACGGCATCGGCAGCCGCATCCAGAACAGCATCAAGTGCGTCCGCGAGATGCCGCTGGACGTCGATGACGTCGTCTTCGCCCCGATCGCCGTGGCCCAAGTGGCGCTGTCCCGCGAGGACCGCGAGCGCGGCGCGCTGGTGATCGACATCGGCGGTGGCACCACCGACTACGCCCTTTACCTCGGCGGCTCGATCGCGGCCTCCGGCAGCATCCCGGTGGGCGGCGACCACATCACCAATGACATCCACCTGGTGACCGGCCTGCCCTTCACCAAGGCCGAGGGCCTGAAAATCAAGGAGGGCGACGCCTCCGCCGACCCCGCCCGCTCGGTGGGATCGGTGAAAGTCATTGATGAAAAAGGCTTCGCCGAGGCCGAGGTGCGCCGCCAGGTGCTCAACGAGGTGATCCGCCAGCGCCTGGAGGAAACCCTGCGGCTGGTGAAGCGCCGGTTGCCCGAGGGCTCCGTCGAGAAGATCGGCACCGGGATTTTCCTGTCCGGCGGCACCAGCCTCATGCGAGGATTCGGGGAATTGGCGTTCGATGTCTTCGGACGCGACATCTACCGCCCCGAGCCGCCGGAAGTCAGCGGCATCCAGTCGAACTTCAAGGACCCCCAGTACACGACCGCCCTCGGTCTCATCCGCTACGCCCAGGTGCTGGACGCCGAACGCGTGGCTACCCCCGGATTCTTCGGCCGCATCGGCCGTGCCCTGTGGCCCTTCGGCCGCTGA
- a CDS encoding FtsQ-type POTRA domain-containing protein, whose amino-acid sequence MKRRTTHSRQKSRMKRLEVRVMSPRIAWFGFLRACGKSAKLLVLLALLGALIYGGWYGVQRAFLRNPEFQLRQLSLNPNQALDEAGLVDAAGIDLHANLFKLDVEEMRARLAARPEIAAVSVERHLPSTLAVTVTARTPRAWVAVSGTEPTGIRRTGGLLVDATGVVYACPALQWQDARDLPVVMVPKKDEAALATGATLSHPEVKRCFRLLDSAIAADPDATRWIDRIEQPNAWSMHLTTRSGTVATFGFDNQTRQIADFVTALDHASREGYGIATISLIPQRNIPITLREEPVPPRATPVPEPTREEIRNDRRSKDLKSLLNRN is encoded by the coding sequence ATGAAACGCCGCACCACCCATTCCCGCCAGAAATCCCGCATGAAGCGGCTGGAGGTCCGTGTCATGTCGCCGCGCATCGCGTGGTTCGGGTTCCTGCGGGCCTGCGGGAAGAGCGCCAAGCTGTTGGTGCTGTTGGCCTTGCTCGGCGCTTTGATCTACGGCGGATGGTATGGCGTGCAGCGCGCCTTCCTCCGCAATCCGGAGTTCCAGCTCCGCCAGCTCTCCCTCAATCCCAACCAGGCGCTCGACGAGGCCGGGCTGGTGGACGCCGCGGGCATCGACCTGCATGCCAATCTCTTCAAGCTGGACGTGGAGGAGATGCGCGCCCGCCTCGCCGCCCGCCCGGAAATCGCCGCCGTGAGCGTGGAGCGCCACCTGCCCTCCACCCTCGCCGTGACCGTCACTGCCCGCACCCCGCGCGCGTGGGTGGCCGTGAGCGGCACCGAGCCGACCGGCATCCGCCGCACCGGCGGCCTGCTGGTGGACGCCACCGGTGTGGTCTACGCCTGCCCGGCCCTGCAATGGCAGGACGCCCGCGACCTGCCCGTGGTGATGGTACCGAAGAAGGATGAGGCCGCGCTGGCGACCGGTGCCACCCTGTCCCACCCGGAGGTGAAACGCTGCTTCCGCCTGCTGGATTCCGCCATCGCCGCCGATCCGGACGCCACCCGCTGGATCGACCGCATCGAGCAGCCGAACGCCTGGTCGATGCACCTCACCACCCGCAGCGGCACCGTGGCCACCTTCGGCTTCGACAATCAGACGCGTCAGATCGCGGATTTTGTCACCGCGCTTGATCACGCGTCACGCGAGGGTTACGGGATCGCCACGATCAGCTTGATCCCGCAGCGCAACATTCCCATTACCCTCCGCGAGGAACCCGTTCCACCCCGCGCCACTCCGGTGCCGGAACCGACCAGGGAGGAGATCCGGAACGACCGCCGCTCCAAGGATCTCAAGTCCCTGCTCAACCGGAACTGA
- a CDS encoding D-alanine--D-alanine ligase → MIDPNLLIAVLMGGPGSERDVSLASGAAVVKALQGRGLKAVGVDVTDHEVNLPEGTGLAFNVIHGTFGEDGQLQDILEAKGIPYTGAGAASSRRAFDKNKAKVRFLAHQVPTPLSEIVDVSNGPALPEMPAPFVVKPPREGSSVGVHIVRDQADAQAAMEDAAKYGNDILVEQFIQGKELTVGIFDDQALPIVHIAPRSGFYDMANKYPWLSGGAGSDYFCPADLDEETTQAVQKAALAAHRSLGIEIYSRVDVLLDADNQPFVLEANTIPGMTETSLMPKSAAAAGIPFDDLCIRIAEISLKLRA, encoded by the coding sequence ATGATCGATCCCAATCTCCTCATCGCCGTCCTGATGGGCGGCCCCGGTTCCGAGCGCGATGTCTCCCTGGCCTCCGGCGCGGCGGTCGTGAAAGCCCTCCAGGGCCGCGGCCTCAAGGCCGTCGGCGTGGACGTGACCGATCATGAGGTGAACCTCCCGGAAGGCACCGGCCTCGCTTTCAACGTCATCCACGGCACCTTCGGCGAGGACGGCCAGCTCCAGGACATCCTCGAGGCGAAGGGCATCCCCTACACCGGCGCCGGTGCCGCCAGCAGCCGCCGCGCCTTCGACAAGAACAAGGCCAAGGTCCGCTTCCTCGCCCACCAGGTCCCCACCCCGCTCTCCGAGATCGTCGACGTTTCCAACGGCCCCGCCCTCCCGGAAATGCCCGCCCCCTTCGTGGTGAAGCCCCCGCGCGAGGGCTCCAGCGTGGGCGTCCACATCGTCCGCGACCAGGCCGACGCCCAGGCCGCCATGGAAGACGCCGCCAAGTACGGCAACGACATCCTCGTCGAGCAGTTCATCCAGGGCAAGGAGCTCACCGTCGGCATCTTCGACGACCAGGCGCTGCCGATCGTCCACATCGCCCCGCGCTCCGGTTTCTACGACATGGCCAACAAGTACCCGTGGCTCAGCGGCGGCGCCGGCAGCGACTACTTCTGCCCCGCCGACCTCGATGAGGAAACCACCCAGGCCGTCCAGAAGGCCGCCCTCGCCGCCCACCGCTCGCTCGGCATCGAGATCTACTCCCGCGTCGACGTCCTCCTCGACGCCGACAACCAGCCCTTCGTGCTGGAAGCCAACACCATCCCCGGCATGACCGAAACCAGCCTCATGCCGAAATCCGCCGCCGCCGCCGGCATCCCCTTCGACGACCTCTGCATCCGCATCGCCGAGATCTCGCTGAAGCTGCGGGCTTGA
- the murC gene encoding UDP-N-acetylmuramate--L-alanine ligase: MTDLRQRLTDRTHPLNIHLIGVAGSGMSGLALLLLGMGHKVSGSDRVTSDETERMQTLGLQFSCPHTAESVHGADIVVYSSAIRPENPARAAAHAAGIPLLRRAECLAAILHTKKGIVVSGTHGKTTTSAMTAHILREARLDPCHYVGAEIPILGANARWSEDGEHMVAEGDESDGTLALYHPEHCVVLNIEAEHLDFYRDLDHIKEVFATMMSQTTGRVVYCKEDPVAAEHCGTHPNGVSYGWSDADYTAVDVRELRGASAFTVIRRGEVLGGVELGIPGRHNVLNALAAIALADGCGADFALVSRALATFAGAKRRFETKYLSKHHRIVDDYGHHPSELAATLQTARSLNPGRIVVLFQPHRYTRTQALADDFGKALQAADRVFISDVYPASELPIPGISGETLVEAMKRHGDVKVTSTPDLATAHHAVGNALEEGDLLITLGAGNVHEAGTRIAKDLKTLEEMLALAPKGDMDGSIYEPMKRHTTMLVGGPAQFWLEPHTFEAFGALVNYCRDRNIAVRVVGRGSNLLVRDGGIRGAVIHPEGGVFSAVSVKDGLVTAGAGVRLKKLASFAGDAGIGGFEWMEGIPGNVGGALRMNAGAMGTETFDQVVSVTFLDEDGVIRTRTRAEIVAQYRNVPELRRNFALAATFKGEPDHAERIKERWDASRAKRRISQPVAASAGCIFKNPETTPAGKLVDELGFKGSTNGKAEVSEVHGNFIVNRGGAAAGDVLGLIETIRAEARAARGVELEPEVKILGEDEYTF, translated from the coding sequence ATGACCGATCTCCGCCAGCGCCTCACCGACCGCACCCACCCGCTGAACATCCACCTCATCGGCGTGGCGGGCTCCGGCATGAGCGGCCTCGCCCTGCTGCTGCTGGGCATGGGCCACAAGGTCAGCGGCTCGGACCGCGTGACGTCCGATGAAACCGAGCGCATGCAGACGCTCGGCCTGCAATTCTCCTGCCCGCACACCGCGGAATCCGTGCACGGCGCGGACATCGTGGTCTATTCCTCCGCCATCCGCCCGGAGAACCCGGCCCGCGCCGCCGCCCATGCCGCCGGCATCCCGCTGCTGCGCCGCGCCGAGTGCCTGGCCGCGATCCTCCACACGAAGAAGGGCATCGTCGTTTCCGGCACCCACGGCAAGACGACCACCTCCGCCATGACCGCGCACATCCTGCGCGAGGCCCGGCTCGATCCCTGCCACTACGTCGGCGCGGAAATCCCGATCCTCGGCGCGAACGCCCGCTGGTCCGAGGACGGCGAGCACATGGTCGCCGAGGGCGATGAGAGCGACGGCACGCTGGCACTCTATCATCCGGAGCACTGCGTGGTGCTCAACATCGAGGCCGAGCACCTCGATTTCTACCGCGATCTCGACCACATCAAGGAGGTCTTCGCCACCATGATGTCCCAGACCACCGGCCGCGTGGTGTATTGCAAGGAGGACCCGGTGGCCGCGGAACACTGCGGCACCCACCCGAACGGCGTGTCCTACGGCTGGAGCGACGCGGACTACACCGCCGTCGATGTCCGCGAGCTGCGCGGCGCGAGCGCCTTCACCGTGATCCGCCGTGGCGAGGTCCTCGGCGGGGTGGAGCTCGGCATTCCCGGCCGCCACAACGTGCTCAACGCGCTGGCCGCGATCGCGCTGGCCGATGGCTGCGGCGCGGACTTCGCGCTCGTGTCCCGCGCGCTGGCCACCTTCGCCGGGGCGAAACGCCGCTTCGAAACCAAGTATCTCTCGAAGCACCACCGGATCGTGGACGATTACGGCCACCATCCCTCCGAGCTGGCCGCCACGCTCCAGACCGCGCGTTCGCTCAATCCGGGCCGGATCGTCGTGCTGTTCCAGCCGCACCGCTACACCCGCACCCAGGCGCTGGCCGATGATTTCGGCAAGGCGCTCCAGGCCGCGGACCGCGTGTTCATCTCCGACGTTTACCCCGCCAGCGAGCTGCCCATTCCCGGCATCTCCGGCGAGACGCTGGTGGAGGCCATGAAACGCCACGGCGACGTGAAGGTCACCTCCACCCCGGACCTCGCCACCGCCCACCACGCCGTGGGCAACGCGCTGGAAGAAGGCGACCTGCTCATCACCCTCGGCGCGGGCAATGTCCACGAGGCCGGCACCCGCATCGCCAAGGATCTCAAGACGCTCGAGGAAATGCTCGCCCTGGCCCCGAAGGGCGACATGGACGGCAGCATCTACGAGCCGATGAAGCGCCACACCACCATGCTCGTCGGCGGCCCGGCGCAGTTCTGGCTGGAGCCCCACACCTTCGAGGCCTTCGGCGCGCTGGTGAACTACTGCCGGGATCGTAACATCGCGGTGCGCGTGGTCGGCCGCGGCTCGAACCTGCTCGTCCGCGATGGCGGCATCCGCGGCGCGGTGATCCACCCGGAAGGCGGCGTGTTCTCCGCCGTCAGCGTGAAGGACGGCCTCGTCACCGCGGGCGCGGGCGTGCGCCTGAAGAAGCTCGCCAGCTTCGCCGGGGACGCCGGCATCGGCGGCTTCGAGTGGATGGAAGGCATCCCCGGCAACGTCGGTGGCGCGCTGCGCATGAACGCCGGCGCGATGGGCACCGAAACCTTCGACCAGGTCGTCAGCGTGACCTTCCTCGACGAGGACGGCGTGATCCGCACCCGCACCCGCGCCGAGATCGTGGCCCAGTACCGCAACGTCCCCGAGCTGCGCCGCAACTTCGCCCTGGCCGCCACCTTCAAGGGCGAGCCCGACCACGCCGAGCGCATCAAGGAGCGCTGGGACGCCTCCCGCGCCAAGCGCCGCATCAGCCAGCCCGTGGCCGCCAGCGCCGGCTGCATCTTCAAGAACCCGGAAACCACCCCCGCCGGCAAGCTGGTGGACGAGCTCGGTTTCAAAGGCTCCACCAACGGCAAGGCCGAGGTCTCCGAGGTCCACGGCAACTTCATCGTCAACCGCGGCGGTGCCGCCGCCGGCGACGTCCTCGGCCTGATCGAAACCATCCGCGCCGAAGCCCGCGCCGCCCGCGGCGTGGAACTCGAACCCGAGGTCAAGATCCTCGGCGAAGACGAATATACCTTCTAA
- the murG gene encoding undecaprenyldiphospho-muramoylpentapeptide beta-N-acetylglucosaminyltransferase, with product MSKSLKVVIACGGTGGHLFPGIAVAETLKARGHDVMLLISKKSVDREASAKYGDLRFETVEAVAKPKTLSLRMIPFLWRLWKTAGTCKRLLRQHQADVVLGMGGFTSLPPVYGGHRLGLKTFVHDSNARPGRANILTSRFCTRVFLGVKEGQPFFQGRDTVVTGTPVRAEMVTLPSRAEGAAAFGLDPARPVLLVMGGSQGAKRLNELAAESSAKLPAGIQVLHIAGTLDHDRVKATVAGREGYVVVGFCDKMALAYAASDLILARSGASSLTEIAHAGLPSILVPFPYSADDHQIRNAEVFSNAGAAELVHERDLDATKLANLASGILNDLQTRERMAQAARALDTPDASARICDAIEATLHRP from the coding sequence GTGTCGAAGTCCCTGAAGGTCGTGATCGCATGTGGTGGCACCGGTGGCCACTTGTTCCCCGGCATCGCGGTGGCGGAGACTCTCAAGGCCCGCGGCCACGACGTGATGTTGTTGATTTCCAAGAAGTCCGTGGACCGCGAGGCGTCCGCCAAATACGGCGACCTGCGCTTCGAAACGGTCGAGGCGGTGGCGAAACCGAAGACGCTCTCGCTGCGGATGATCCCCTTCCTGTGGCGGCTGTGGAAAACCGCCGGGACCTGCAAGCGCCTGCTCCGCCAGCACCAGGCGGACGTCGTGCTCGGCATGGGCGGCTTCACCTCGCTGCCGCCGGTCTATGGCGGTCACCGGCTCGGCCTGAAGACCTTCGTCCACGATTCCAACGCCCGCCCGGGCCGCGCGAACATCCTTACCAGCCGCTTCTGCACCCGCGTCTTCCTCGGCGTGAAGGAAGGCCAGCCGTTCTTCCAGGGCCGCGATACCGTGGTCACCGGCACCCCGGTCCGCGCCGAAATGGTGACCCTCCCCAGCCGGGCCGAGGGTGCCGCGGCCTTCGGGCTCGATCCCGCCCGCCCGGTCCTGCTGGTGATGGGCGGCAGCCAGGGGGCGAAGCGCCTCAACGAGCTGGCGGCCGAAAGTTCCGCGAAACTCCCCGCCGGCATCCAGGTGCTGCACATCGCCGGGACGCTCGACCATGACCGCGTGAAGGCCACCGTGGCCGGACGCGAGGGCTACGTGGTCGTTGGATTCTGCGACAAGATGGCCCTGGCCTACGCCGCTTCCGATCTGATCCTGGCCCGCTCCGGGGCCTCCAGCCTCACCGAGATCGCCCACGCCGGGCTGCCCTCGATCCTGGTTCCCTTCCCGTATTCCGCAGACGACCACCAGATCCGCAATGCCGAGGTCTTCTCGAATGCCGGGGCCGCCGAACTGGTCCACGAGCGCGACCTGGACGCCACGAAATTGGCCAACCTCGCCTCCGGCATCCTCAACGACTTGCAAACGCGCGAGCGCATGGCACAAGCCGCCCGTGCGCTCGACACCCCGGATGCCTCCGCCCGGATCTGCGACGCCATCGAAGCGACTCTCCACCGACCATGA
- a CDS encoding rhamnogalacturonan acetylesterase: MKSRLLALCALLLPASAIAADAPAADKIVLVGDSTVASKSGWGDAFIQLLAPGVEAKNLALGGRSSKSYRDEGHWKKVLEAKPTWVLIQFGHNDQPGKGEKRETGAKTSFRDNLVRYIAEVRAAGGKPVLVTSLTRRNFNAGGKIDPKHLLAPGTEGQSEVAQDFLNDYVEAAKAVAADQKVPLLDLNARSIEQMNQLGPEKAKAYDAKTKDPAKPDKTHLSPKGAEETAKLVAAEIRKHAPELAKDLK; encoded by the coding sequence ATGAAATCCCGCCTCCTCGCCCTCTGCGCGCTGCTGCTCCCGGCCAGCGCCATCGCCGCCGATGCCCCCGCGGCCGACAAAATCGTCCTCGTCGGCGACTCCACCGTGGCATCGAAAAGCGGCTGGGGTGACGCCTTCATCCAGCTCCTTGCCCCCGGCGTGGAGGCGAAGAACCTCGCGCTCGGCGGGCGCAGCTCGAAGAGCTACCGCGATGAAGGCCACTGGAAGAAAGTCCTCGAGGCCAAGCCCACCTGGGTCCTCATCCAGTTCGGCCACAACGACCAGCCCGGCAAGGGGGAGAAGCGCGAGACCGGCGCCAAGACCAGCTTCCGCGACAACCTCGTCCGCTACATCGCCGAGGTCCGCGCCGCCGGTGGCAAGCCCGTGCTGGTCACCTCCCTCACCCGCCGCAATTTCAACGCCGGGGGCAAGATCGACCCGAAGCACCTCCTCGCCCCCGGCACCGAAGGCCAGAGCGAGGTCGCGCAGGACTTCCTCAACGACTACGTCGAAGCCGCCAAGGCCGTGGCCGCCGACCAGAAGGTGCCACTCCTCGACCTCAACGCCCGCAGCATCGAACAGATGAACCAGCTCGGCCCGGAGAAGGCGAAGGCCTACGACGCCAAGACCAAGGACCCCGCCAAGCCCGACAAGACCCACCTCTCCCCGAAAGGCGCGGAGGAAACCGCCAAGCTCGTCGCCGCCGAGATCCGCAAGCACGCCCCCGAGCTGGCGAAGGATCTGAAGTAG